GAGTACAGTCAATGAAAATTTACGCTTAATTTTCATATAGGGATACTTTTTTTATTGACTGTTTTTTACATAGATGTCCCTACAAAACCGATTTATTAAACCTTAAAGGGTTTCACAACCCTTTCAAAAACACCCTGCGTGTATGAAATTGCCATTCCATAATTTGTTATCGGAACAGATACATTTTTGGATGAATCTATCCTGGACAGCATCTCTTTGCGGTTTATCATGCACGCGCCGCAGGAAATAATAAGGCCATACTTTGACAGGTCTTTGTCCATATACGGGCCGGTAACGATGTCAAATTCAAGGTTTTTTCCCGTGTACTGCCTTATCCATCTTGGTATCTTTACCCTGCCTATGTCATCTGACTGGGCGTGATGCGTGCACGCTTCCATAATTAATACCCTATCGCCGTCTTTCAGTTTATCTATATGCCTTGTGCCGTTAACAAATTCCTTAAAATCTCCCTTTAAACGTGAGAACAGTATGGAAAAGGTGGTAAGCGGGATTGAATCAGGGACATCCCCGGACACTTTAAGCACCACCTGCGAATCGCATATAACAAGAGCCGGCGGATTTTTAAGTTCTTCCAGGGCGTGCACAAGCTCCCTTTCTTTAACCGTAACTGTTACAGCGTCGTTATCCAGAATATCCCTGATAACCTGAACCTGCGGCAGTATAAGCCTGCCCTTTGGCGCACCAAGGTCAATCGGCACTACAAGCATAACCACATCTCCCTGATTTATAAGATCGCCGATGATGGTGGAGTTTTCCACATTAATTTTAGAACCGGTTTCCACCAGCATAGTTCTGAATTTATCAATGTTTTCCCTTGTTGTACAACTTAAAGAAATATAGGATATTCCCTTTTGTTTTAATGCATTTTCTTTTTCTTCATCCCTTACAGCAACATCACTT
This region of Candidatus Goldiibacteriota bacterium genomic DNA includes:
- the hydF gene encoding [FeFe] hydrogenase H-cluster maturation GTPase HydF — protein: MNQTPAANRLQIGIFGRRNAGKSSLINALTGQNTAIVDTTPGTTTDPVGKAMEIAGIGPVFIYDTAGIDDVGELGGKRVARTKEVIHKINLAVVVTTFSTFDNLESELIAELKKTVDSVVVVFNKSDVAVRDEEKENALKQKGISYISLSCTTRENIDKFRTMLVETGSKINVENSTIIGDLINQGDVVMLVVPIDLGAPKGRLILPQVQVIRDILDNDAVTVTVKERELVHALEELKNPPALVICDSQVVLKVSGDVPDSIPLTTFSILFSRLKGDFKEFVNGTRHIDKLKDGDRVLIMEACTHHAQSDDIGRVKIPRWIRQYTGKNLEFDIVTGPYMDKDLSKYGLIISCGACMINRKEMLSRIDSSKNVSVPITNYGMAISYTQGVFERVVKPFKV